The following proteins come from a genomic window of Brevibacillus antibioticus:
- a CDS encoding prohibitin family protein: MSDKNVVKMSPFQAGGKLIATIVILVVLVFLSTQSFTIISAGHSGVVLQLGAVQPKVLQEGMHFKIPFIQTVVPMEVRVQKSEMSQTSASRDLQTVSTTIAVNHHLDAENVNKLYQQVGLEYNSRIVDPAIAESFKAVTAQYTAEELISKRSEVSQKVKEVLHKKLANYNIILDEINIREFTFSDEFNRAIESKQVAEQQALKSKLDLERIKIEKEQEITRAEAQAQALRLQKQEVTPELIQLRQIEAQLEAIRKWDGKLPNVTGGANPFINVGTP, translated from the coding sequence ATGAGCGACAAAAATGTTGTAAAAATGAGTCCCTTTCAAGCCGGAGGAAAGCTGATCGCAACGATTGTGATACTGGTCGTGTTGGTCTTCCTTAGCACACAATCCTTTACGATTATTTCCGCAGGGCATAGTGGAGTTGTGCTGCAGCTGGGAGCGGTACAGCCAAAAGTGCTGCAAGAGGGCATGCATTTTAAAATTCCGTTCATCCAAACCGTGGTGCCGATGGAAGTGCGAGTACAAAAATCAGAAATGAGCCAAACTTCTGCTTCACGTGACTTGCAAACCGTATCCACGACGATTGCCGTTAACCATCATTTGGATGCAGAAAATGTCAATAAGCTGTATCAGCAAGTGGGATTGGAGTACAATAGCCGAATTGTTGATCCTGCCATTGCCGAATCATTTAAAGCGGTGACGGCTCAATACACAGCAGAAGAACTGATATCCAAACGTTCCGAGGTCAGCCAAAAGGTAAAAGAAGTCCTGCATAAAAAGCTGGCAAACTATAACATCATCCTCGATGAAATCAATATTCGCGAGTTTACTTTCAGTGATGAATTCAACCGCGCCATTGAATCCAAGCAGGTAGCTGAGCAGCAAGCGCTCAAATCGAAGCTGGACTTGGAGCGGATCAAGATCGAGAAAGAGCAAGAAATCACGAGAGCAGAAGCACAGGCACAAGCACTGCGTCTGCAAAAGCAAGAGGTTACGCCAGAGCTGATTCAGCTCAGACAGATTGAGGCGCAACTCGAAGCCATCCGCAAATGGGATGGAAAGCTGCCAAACGTAACAGGTGGAGCTAATCCGTTTATCAACGTTGGTACCCCATAA
- a CDS encoding CD3324 family protein: protein MKYKNAQDLLPDDLLRQVQHYVQGSYLYIPIHHENKRQWGASTDTKQWLSERNQAIWQAYRKGASVKMLAQKHYLTEHSIRRIIRGHK from the coding sequence ATGAAATACAAAAATGCACAAGACCTCTTGCCAGACGATTTGCTGCGGCAAGTTCAGCATTATGTACAAGGAAGTTACTTGTACATCCCGATCCACCACGAAAACAAACGACAATGGGGCGCCTCCACAGACACAAAGCAATGGCTAAGCGAGCGCAATCAAGCGATTTGGCAGGCATATCGCAAAGGAGCGTCTGTCAAAATGCTCGCCCAGAAACACTACTTAACCGAACACAGTATTCGGCGCATTATTCGTGGACATAAATGA
- a CDS encoding MBL fold metallo-hydrolase, with translation MNQIHFLAISFMYNGSAQVITPMLLQDEHELILVDCGYPDFLPLLQEAVHKQQLTLDDLTKVIVTHHDMDHIGSLAALKRAYPQIEIIAYESEAPYIAGQKSSLRLEQAQATLDHLSSGEKQHAEEFIRFLQSIEPTAVDRTVTNHERLPWCGGIEILHTPGHMPGHISLYLIASKTLIAGDAVVIENGRLEIANPAYTLDMQEAIRSVRHLLDYDIEQVICYHGGAFQGDVKQALRELIQAYDPTREVLNG, from the coding sequence ATGAACCAGATTCACTTTCTCGCCATTTCGTTTATGTACAATGGATCTGCACAGGTCATTACCCCGATGCTGCTACAGGATGAGCATGAACTGATCCTTGTAGATTGTGGTTATCCGGATTTTTTGCCACTGCTTCAGGAGGCTGTACACAAGCAACAGCTAACGCTCGACGATCTTACGAAGGTCATTGTCACGCACCACGATATGGATCATATCGGTTCTTTGGCAGCGTTAAAACGAGCCTATCCGCAAATCGAAATCATCGCCTACGAATCCGAAGCACCTTACATCGCCGGACAAAAGTCATCTTTGCGATTGGAGCAAGCGCAAGCAACTCTGGACCATCTGTCGTCGGGTGAAAAGCAGCACGCTGAGGAATTTATCCGCTTTTTGCAGTCCATCGAGCCCACTGCGGTTGATCGAACCGTAACGAATCACGAACGCCTGCCTTGGTGCGGCGGCATCGAGATCCTTCACACACCTGGACATATGCCGGGACATATTTCGTTGTATTTGATCGCAAGCAAAACGCTGATTGCCGGAGATGCTGTTGTGATCGAAAACGGTAGACTCGAAATCGCCAATCCGGCCTATACGCTGGATATGCAGGAAGCGATTCGCTCTGTCCGCCACTTGCTCGATTATGACATCGAGCAGGTCATTTGCTATCACGGTGGAGCGTTTCAGGGGGACGTCAAGCAAGCGCTGCGGGAACTGATCCAAGCTTACGACCCGACCCGGGAGGTTTTGAACGGATGA
- a CDS encoding class I SAM-dependent methyltransferase, translated as MKQNKYDEPGFFTTYSRLARSVEGLNAAGEWHAFRELLPSLREKKVLDLGCGFGWHCRYAREQQARSVVGVDLSEKMLARARETTTDPAIEYLRLPIEDIDFAPEEFEVVISSLAIHYVKRFDLLCQRVYHCLAPGGAFVFSVEHPVFTALAEQNWHYGPGGERLHWPVDNYQQEGIRHTTFLDHEVVKYHRTFSSYMNDLLAAGFHLTKVAEPGPPEEMLDIPGMRDELRRPLFLLIAASKQAS; from the coding sequence ATGAAACAGAACAAATACGATGAGCCAGGTTTTTTCACCACATACAGTCGACTGGCTCGTTCGGTTGAGGGACTGAACGCCGCGGGAGAATGGCACGCGTTTCGGGAGCTACTGCCTTCCCTTCGCGAGAAAAAGGTCCTCGATCTTGGCTGTGGCTTCGGCTGGCACTGCCGATATGCGCGTGAGCAGCAGGCACGCTCCGTTGTAGGGGTGGACCTTTCCGAAAAAATGTTGGCTCGTGCTCGAGAGACTACAACTGATCCCGCCATCGAGTATCTGCGCCTTCCGATTGAAGACATTGATTTTGCTCCAGAGGAATTCGAAGTCGTTATTAGCTCCTTAGCCATCCATTATGTGAAGCGCTTTGATTTGCTTTGCCAACGTGTTTATCACTGTCTTGCTCCTGGAGGTGCCTTCGTTTTCTCCGTGGAGCATCCCGTCTTCACCGCTCTGGCTGAACAGAACTGGCATTACGGACCCGGGGGTGAGCGCTTGCATTGGCCAGTAGACAACTATCAGCAGGAAGGCATCCGGCATACCACCTTTCTGGATCATGAAGTCGTTAAGTATCACCGAACGTTTTCGAGCTATATGAACGATCTCCTTGCTGCCGGATTTCACCTAACAAAAGTCGCTGAACCTGGTCCTCCTGAAGAAATGCTGGATATACCCGGGATGCGAGACGAACTCCGTCGGCCGCTCTTCTTGTTGATCGCCGCCAGCAAACAAGCATCCTAA
- a CDS encoding ABC transporter ATP-binding protein encodes MSQQKQQPVFSPRPGRGFGHGAARGPVSKPKNFSATLKRLWQAFGKEKKLLPIVFAIVLVDALLMLSAPYLIGKSIDAMTGGEEALSFLSIIILALLGSYIFDGALTFLQSWLMAGISQRIVTNLRQALFDKLQKLPIAYFDSRTHGELMSRLTNDIDNVSNSISQSTTQLMSGGIVLLGSLVMMLVLSPILTLACLITVPLVFLLTRTIAKRTSVLFKNQQMELGKLNGHIEEKISGIQVVQAFNYEQKAIEDFTTINDRLCKVGMKAQVWTGFLMPIMNVINNLGFAMVAIVGGVLAVKGLITVGVIASFLSYSRQFVRPLNDLANIFNVLQSGVAGAERVFEVLDEREEPLDSPGATVLAQPKGHVVFDQVSFGYRPDQPILKNISFEAQAGSTIALVGPTGAGKTTIVNLLTRFYDVTSGTIYLDGKDIREYSRDSLRRSFGFVLQDTYLFSGTIKENIMYGKPDATDTEVVAAAKMANADVFINRLPMRYDTMLTENGDNLSQGQRQLLAIARVILAKPSLLILDEATSSIDTRTELNIQDALLTIMEGRTSFVIAHRLNTIRDADTIMVVDRGEIVEKGSHDELIEQKGTYYQLFYNQFKNLEVAGE; translated from the coding sequence GTGAGTCAACAGAAGCAACAGCCTGTCTTTTCACCGAGACCTGGACGAGGCTTTGGACATGGTGCTGCTAGAGGTCCAGTGAGTAAGCCCAAGAATTTCTCGGCTACGCTAAAAAGGCTCTGGCAAGCTTTTGGCAAAGAAAAAAAGCTGCTGCCGATTGTATTTGCCATTGTTTTAGTCGATGCACTCCTCATGCTGTCTGCGCCTTATTTGATCGGAAAGTCAATTGATGCGATGACAGGTGGCGAGGAAGCTCTTAGCTTTTTGTCTATCATCATTCTTGCCTTGCTCGGCTCCTACATCTTCGATGGGGCACTGACGTTTTTGCAAAGCTGGTTGATGGCGGGTATCTCGCAACGGATCGTCACGAATCTGAGGCAAGCCCTTTTTGACAAGCTACAAAAGCTGCCGATTGCTTATTTCGATTCGCGTACGCATGGGGAGCTGATGAGCAGGCTCACGAATGATATCGACAATGTTAGCAACTCGATCTCTCAATCTACAACGCAGTTGATGTCAGGAGGGATCGTGCTCCTCGGTTCGCTGGTGATGATGCTCGTCTTGTCTCCAATCCTGACACTCGCATGCCTGATCACGGTGCCGCTTGTATTCCTGCTCACACGCACGATTGCCAAACGCACGAGTGTCCTGTTCAAAAATCAGCAGATGGAGCTGGGTAAGCTAAATGGGCACATTGAAGAGAAGATTTCAGGCATTCAGGTGGTGCAGGCCTTCAATTATGAGCAAAAGGCCATTGAGGATTTTACGACGATCAATGACCGGCTCTGCAAGGTCGGGATGAAGGCACAGGTATGGACGGGCTTTCTCATGCCGATCATGAACGTGATTAACAACCTCGGCTTTGCCATGGTAGCGATTGTCGGAGGCGTACTCGCTGTAAAAGGATTGATCACAGTCGGTGTGATTGCGAGCTTTCTCAGCTATTCCCGACAGTTTGTCCGTCCGCTGAATGACCTCGCAAACATTTTCAATGTGCTTCAATCCGGTGTTGCTGGCGCGGAGCGGGTGTTTGAGGTATTGGATGAACGAGAGGAGCCATTGGATTCTCCGGGTGCCACTGTGCTTGCACAGCCCAAGGGTCACGTCGTTTTTGATCAGGTCAGCTTTGGCTATCGTCCAGATCAACCGATTTTGAAAAATATTAGCTTCGAGGCACAGGCAGGGAGCACGATCGCGCTAGTCGGTCCGACGGGTGCAGGCAAAACCACCATTGTGAATTTGCTCACGCGGTTTTACGATGTGACCTCGGGTACGATTTATTTGGATGGAAAAGACATTCGGGAGTATTCGCGGGACAGCTTGCGGCGCAGCTTTGGCTTTGTTTTGCAGGATACGTATTTGTTTTCGGGTACCATTAAAGAAAATATTATGTATGGCAAGCCGGACGCGACAGATACGGAGGTAGTAGCCGCTGCGAAAATGGCGAATGCGGACGTGTTCATCAATCGGCTACCGATGCGTTATGATACGATGCTGACTGAAAATGGGGATAACCTGAGTCAGGGACAACGCCAGCTTTTGGCGATTGCCCGCGTTATACTCGCCAAGCCGTCGCTGCTCATACTCGACGAGGCGACAAGTAGCATTGACACACGGACTGAGTTAAACATCCAGGATGCGCTCCTCACCATTATGGAGGGGCGCACGAGTTTTGTGATTGCACACAGGCTTAACACGATTCGGGATGCCGACACGATTATGGTCGTAGATCGGGGAGAAATCGTGGAAAAGGGCAGTCATGACGAACTTATCGAGCAAAAAGGTACCTATTATCAATTGTTTTACAACCAGTTTAAAAATCTGGAGGTTGCTGGGGAATAA
- a CDS encoding ABC transporter ATP-binding protein — protein sequence MRFYTTYIKKYGVVAGISMFFLALEAVCDLLQPTILSHIIDIGVANRDMDYVLKTGGLMLLVTALGAVAASIRNVLATYVSQNFGAQLRADLFSKVQSLSFENLNKFDRASLVTRLTNDVNQVQMFVNGMMRIFVKAPLMCIGGLFMATQLNVDLAVILAIVVPIVGLFIFLNMKIGFPFFLKVQQALDRVNGAMREYLSGVRVVKAFNRFDFERGKFIRANEELQSKSVSATRVMSVFSPAIMLTMNLGIVAVLWLGGLGVEQGSIEVGHIITFTNYMTQILFSLMMISLVFNMFVRAKASAGRIGEVFAEKNQMSWKEEQPHELPGKKGRIDFEQVSFSYDGEGGQLVLKQISFTCLPGETVGIIGSTGSGKSSLVGLIPRFYDVTEGTIRVDDMDVRDIEPKRLREKMAIVPQKTMLFTGTVMENIRWGKAEATYEEVEQAARMAQAHEFISATPEGYETRVGQGGVNFSGGQKQRISIARALVKKPEILILDDSTSAVDVATEGKMKEALRAYAAGLTCILIAQRITSVMDADKIIVLDNGEVAGIGTHDELMTSCQVYQEIFQSQIGREVK from the coding sequence ATGCGCTTCTACACAACATACATAAAAAAATACGGCGTAGTCGCCGGGATTTCCATGTTTTTCTTAGCGTTGGAGGCGGTGTGTGATCTTTTGCAGCCGACGATCCTGTCGCACATCATTGATATAGGTGTAGCAAACCGGGATATGGACTACGTGCTTAAGACAGGAGGGCTGATGCTGCTCGTAACGGCGTTGGGGGCAGTCGCGGCATCGATCCGCAATGTGCTAGCCACATACGTCTCGCAAAACTTTGGTGCGCAGCTGCGTGCAGATTTGTTTTCAAAAGTACAAAGCTTATCCTTTGAAAACTTGAACAAGTTCGACAGAGCCTCGCTCGTGACACGTCTGACCAATGATGTCAATCAAGTACAGATGTTTGTAAACGGCATGATGCGAATATTCGTCAAAGCGCCGTTGATGTGCATCGGCGGGTTGTTTATGGCAACCCAATTGAACGTGGATTTGGCTGTGATTCTCGCCATTGTCGTGCCCATTGTGGGGCTGTTTATTTTCTTGAACATGAAAATCGGTTTTCCGTTCTTTCTGAAGGTACAGCAAGCACTTGACAGGGTGAACGGTGCGATGCGCGAGTATTTATCTGGCGTACGAGTTGTTAAGGCGTTCAATCGCTTTGATTTTGAGCGTGGCAAGTTTATACGGGCAAACGAAGAGCTGCAATCTAAATCGGTATCGGCTACGCGGGTGATGTCCGTCTTCAGTCCCGCGATCATGCTGACGATGAACCTCGGAATTGTCGCGGTCCTCTGGCTTGGGGGGCTTGGCGTAGAACAAGGAAGCATCGAGGTCGGTCATATCATCACGTTTACGAACTACATGACCCAAATTTTGTTTTCACTCATGATGATTTCCTTAGTATTTAACATGTTTGTCCGGGCCAAAGCATCGGCGGGACGCATCGGGGAAGTATTTGCTGAGAAAAACCAAATGAGCTGGAAAGAGGAACAACCTCACGAGCTCCCAGGCAAAAAGGGACGCATCGACTTCGAGCAGGTTAGCTTCTCATATGATGGAGAGGGCGGCCAGCTAGTGCTCAAGCAGATTTCGTTTACTTGTCTGCCTGGGGAGACCGTCGGGATTATCGGGTCGACAGGCTCTGGAAAAAGCAGTCTGGTTGGCTTGATCCCACGGTTCTACGATGTAACGGAAGGCACGATTCGGGTAGATGACATGGATGTACGAGACATCGAACCCAAGCGATTACGTGAAAAAATGGCGATTGTACCGCAAAAAACAATGCTGTTTACAGGCACGGTGATGGAAAACATTCGTTGGGGAAAGGCAGAGGCGACCTACGAGGAGGTCGAGCAAGCGGCACGTATGGCGCAGGCTCACGAATTCATCTCCGCCACTCCAGAAGGCTATGAGACACGCGTAGGGCAGGGAGGAGTCAACTTCTCTGGAGGACAGAAGCAGCGTATTTCCATAGCCAGAGCCTTGGTGAAAAAGCCGGAAATCCTCATTCTCGATGACAGTACAAGTGCGGTAGATGTGGCGACAGAAGGGAAGATGAAGGAGGCGCTTCGAGCCTATGCGGCTGGCCTCACCTGCATCTTGATCGCACAACGGATTACGTCCGTCATGGATGCGGATAAAATCATCGTACTCGACAATGGAGAAGTTGCTGGTATTGGTACGCATGACGAGTTGATGACCTCTTGCCAGGTCTATCAGGAAATCTTTCAGTCACAAATCGGCCGGGAGGTGAAGTAA
- a CDS encoding VOC family protein: MALQSKQIFVNLPVKDLNKSIDFFTAIGYEFNPQFTDQNAACLVISENIFAMLLVEEFFQTFTKKELTDATRSTEVIVALSADSREQVDEIVSKALAAGATPSKDPIDHGFMYSWSFQDLDGHLWEFLYMDQATSQE; this comes from the coding sequence ATGGCTTTGCAATCCAAACAGATTTTCGTCAATTTACCAGTGAAAGACCTCAACAAGTCGATCGACTTTTTTACGGCAATCGGCTATGAATTTAACCCGCAATTTACGGATCAAAATGCAGCATGCCTGGTGATCAGCGAAAACATTTTTGCCATGTTGCTTGTCGAAGAGTTTTTCCAAACGTTTACGAAAAAAGAGCTGACGGATGCAACCAGAAGTACCGAGGTCATTGTCGCCTTGTCTGCGGACAGCAGAGAGCAAGTCGATGAGATCGTAAGCAAAGCATTAGCCGCGGGCGCAACACCATCGAAAGATCCGATTGACCACGGCTTCATGTACAGCTGGAGCTTTCAAGATTTGGACGGACATCTGTGGGAGTTCTTGTATATGGATCAAGCGACTTCGCAGGAATAA
- a CDS encoding FtsX-like permease family protein has protein sequence MNNGLTRLSFRMIWAKKKRLLLSSLGATFGIALLVSLIALYGNLTYTLEMQKYEKFGPTDLMVGYRGYKSDKVVTDEHIMKLNNITGIEKTGQALINFPLDFPDNRVELKKMMLSAIDDSKLTLEHFRLNSRLAKEEVALSSALASRFKVQVNDVITLPMPQRGEVELRVSNIIDFPVGESGAPEFAYISADKFSELYGMKFTPNLVLVDIKQDYDKNKVISAIKNLVDSDLEIDKVEPLEEEKKNIESLKVLSYAIGMMAILAGAMFVLSNFLLSIRERYQELATLRAVGASKFQIYGIVLREASIIACSATIFGYLVGTIAASVLSSGVNKWMGIDSRGFFVPWFECALAAFAGCLFIFLIALFPARRAAKVHPIALVRDSKKQQTEISKRMKAVILLCICLSIVLLLVGFTFTAPDSDGVNILCKFAGGLLATTSIFLSISFWVKAILNMVSRLVQRAGGSVSILAIKNLIAERKQSGLTIFVLALAPTLFLSISGFMSSYQVNLEAQLKEQFLTEFRMKNILETSSDLHYNFAHEIEKIPGVSFVIPVSYVERAKIKDFDYSQTNQKWLQSKQQSTESEMRIEYKLVDLKKMMNQGWLPKVSGDLTNQIFVTKEYANNLGIKSGDTLTVEREGRNAQLMVAGIVDRLPMIPAEFSDVILVDWGQNVVNKPYSSQGDLVVESILIQPEVGRKEAVAEHMKQLLSQNQDLRFVHFDEAVEEIRKQVWQRMAILTVATGIIWLVGLLGGMTTLSANFLAKRREYAILRAIAITPRQLTKIVLIQGCTLGIMSFMLGSFLGYFLGFIFVKSFQLDFIISWDVMTGLLFGSFMLFLLALIQPWRFSVKLGKEKITKALFLE, from the coding sequence ATGAATAATGGGTTAACTCGCTTGTCTTTTCGAATGATTTGGGCAAAGAAAAAAAGATTGCTTTTATCTTCTTTAGGAGCAACGTTTGGCATTGCTTTGCTTGTTAGTTTAATTGCTCTCTATGGAAACCTAACTTATACGTTGGAGATGCAAAAATACGAGAAGTTCGGTCCGACAGATTTAATGGTTGGGTATCGAGGCTACAAATCGGACAAAGTTGTGACTGACGAGCATATAATGAAACTGAATAATATTACAGGGATTGAGAAAACGGGTCAAGCGCTCATTAATTTTCCTCTCGACTTCCCGGATAATCGTGTCGAGTTAAAGAAAATGATGCTAAGTGCTATTGACGATTCCAAATTAACGTTAGAACATTTTCGTCTCAATAGTCGATTAGCAAAAGAGGAAGTGGCACTCTCTTCTGCTTTAGCATCGCGGTTCAAAGTGCAAGTAAATGATGTGATCACTTTGCCAATGCCACAACGTGGTGAAGTAGAATTACGAGTCTCAAATATTATTGATTTTCCCGTAGGGGAATCTGGAGCACCTGAGTTTGCTTATATTTCAGCAGATAAGTTTTCGGAGCTCTACGGAATGAAGTTCACGCCAAATCTAGTTTTAGTCGATATTAAGCAAGATTATGATAAAAATAAAGTGATCAGTGCAATAAAAAATTTAGTTGATAGCGATTTAGAAATTGATAAAGTCGAACCATTAGAAGAAGAGAAGAAAAATATTGAGAGTTTAAAGGTATTGAGCTATGCCATTGGAATGATGGCGATATTGGCTGGTGCCATGTTTGTGCTTAGTAATTTTTTGTTGTCGATCCGTGAACGATATCAAGAATTGGCAACATTGCGAGCAGTTGGAGCTAGTAAATTTCAAATATATGGCATTGTTTTGCGGGAAGCGAGTATTATTGCTTGTTCTGCTACAATTTTTGGCTATTTGGTCGGGACTATCGCCGCTAGTGTATTGAGCTCTGGCGTGAATAAATGGATGGGGATAGATAGTCGAGGTTTCTTCGTCCCTTGGTTTGAGTGTGCGCTAGCCGCTTTTGCTGGCTGTCTCTTTATATTTTTAATAGCCCTATTTCCAGCTAGACGGGCTGCTAAGGTACATCCGATCGCACTCGTTCGGGATAGTAAGAAACAACAGACAGAAATATCAAAGCGGATGAAGGCTGTTATTTTGCTTTGTATATGTCTAAGTATTGTCTTGTTACTTGTAGGTTTTACATTCACAGCTCCAGATTCAGATGGAGTAAATATTTTATGTAAATTTGCAGGTGGACTACTCGCCACTACCTCGATATTCCTCAGTATTTCGTTTTGGGTGAAAGCCATTTTAAATATGGTGTCACGGTTGGTTCAGAGAGCTGGGGGTAGCGTATCTATTTTGGCAATAAAAAATTTAATAGCTGAGCGAAAGCAAAGTGGATTAACTATTTTTGTTCTTGCATTAGCACCTACTTTGTTTCTATCAATTAGCGGATTTATGAGCTCGTATCAAGTAAATTTGGAAGCCCAGTTAAAAGAACAGTTTTTAACAGAATTTAGAATGAAGAATATTTTAGAAACTTCAAGTGATTTACATTACAATTTTGCGCATGAAATTGAAAAAATACCGGGTGTTTCTTTTGTTATCCCTGTATCGTATGTGGAAAGGGCGAAAATAAAAGACTTTGATTATTCTCAGACGAATCAAAAATGGCTACAGTCAAAACAACAGTCTACTGAAAGCGAAATGAGAATCGAATATAAGTTAGTCGATTTAAAGAAGATGATGAACCAGGGATGGCTACCAAAAGTCTCAGGTGATTTGACCAATCAAATATTTGTGACGAAAGAGTATGCAAATAACTTAGGTATTAAGTCTGGAGATACACTAACTGTGGAACGAGAAGGGCGTAATGCGCAGTTAATGGTAGCAGGTATTGTAGATAGACTCCCTATGATTCCGGCTGAATTTTCGGATGTTATCTTGGTTGATTGGGGTCAGAATGTGGTAAACAAACCTTATTCTAGTCAAGGAGATTTAGTGGTTGAATCTATCTTAATTCAGCCTGAGGTAGGAAGAAAAGAAGCGGTAGCAGAGCATATGAAACAGTTGCTCTCCCAGAATCAAGATTTGCGATTTGTTCATTTTGATGAGGCTGTGGAAGAAATACGTAAGCAAGTCTGGCAGCGGATGGCTATTTTGACTGTAGCTACCGGCATTATATGGTTAGTAGGTTTGTTGGGTGGAATGACGACACTAAGTGCTAATTTTCTCGCAAAACGTAGGGAATATGCCATCTTGCGGGCGATTGCCATCACCCCTCGCCAATTGACAAAGATCGTTCTAATACAAGGGTGTACTCTTGGTATAATGTCGTTTATGTTGGGAAGTTTTTTAGGATATTTTCTCGGTTTCATTTTCGTGAAATCATTTCAACTTGATTTTATAATTAGTTGGGATGTGATGACCGGGTTGTTATTTGGAAGTTTTATGCTCTTTTTGCTTGCTTTGATCCAACCATGGCGTTTTTCCGTTAAATTAGGAAAAGAAAAGATTACAAAGGCGCTTTTTCTTGAGTAA
- a CDS encoding ABC transporter ATP-binding protein, protein MSALIQVRGISKQYGEGENVFSALKDLNCSIRKGEFVIVMGRSGSGKSTFLHILGGLEPVSSGEIWIEGKEMKKIDEEPHVTEYRRKTIGFIFQFFNLISSLTALENVAVPLIIAGEKEKRATQRSEDMLRCVGLYDKRDKLPSELSGGQQQRVAIARALVHGAPIVLADEPTGNLDSKTSTEVMELLDDLRVRLSQTIVLVTHDPVVATYGDRVLFFQDGQIVYEMQNDQNGDRRKRAFKIMDKLHDLTEGTLL, encoded by the coding sequence ATGAGTGCTCTAATTCAAGTACGAGGTATCTCGAAGCAGTATGGGGAGGGAGAGAATGTATTTTCTGCCCTTAAGGATTTGAATTGCTCCATCCGTAAAGGAGAATTCGTTATTGTAATGGGACGAAGTGGTTCTGGTAAATCAACATTTTTGCATATTCTTGGTGGTTTAGAACCAGTTTCGTCTGGGGAGATTTGGATCGAAGGTAAAGAAATGAAGAAAATTGATGAAGAGCCACATGTAACCGAATATCGCAGGAAAACGATCGGTTTTATTTTTCAATTTTTCAATCTCATTTCATCGCTAACAGCTCTAGAGAACGTAGCAGTGCCACTCATAATAGCAGGTGAAAAGGAGAAGCGGGCCACGCAAAGATCAGAAGATATGTTACGTTGTGTCGGCTTGTATGATAAACGCGATAAGTTACCGAGTGAATTGTCTGGGGGGCAACAACAACGTGTAGCAATTGCGAGGGCACTGGTTCATGGGGCCCCGATAGTGTTGGCAGACGAGCCTACAGGAAATCTTGATTCAAAAACTTCAACAGAGGTCATGGAATTATTAGACGACTTGCGGGTTCGGCTCAGTCAAACCATTGTGTTAGTAACACACGATCCAGTAGTTGCTACTTATGGAGACAGAGTTTTATTTTTTCAAGACGGACAAATCGTATATGAGATGCAAAACGACCAAAATGGTGATAGGCGCAAGCGAGCGTTTAAAATTATGGATAAGCTCCATGATCTTACAGAGGGGACATTATTATGA
- a CDS encoding ATP-binding cassette domain-containing protein, producing the protein MRENVGFGQVDQMDQDEVIVTALKNAGVENLVQKFTNGLDTLLGKEFLGGQELSGGQWQRVAIARAFMRNADIFVFDEPTSALDPQAELEIFKCFSELSKHKTAIMISHRLGPARLADRILVLRDGKLVEQGNHQQLMELDGEYSRMFNAQAKWYQDPGVESHLQLQEG; encoded by the coding sequence ATCCGTGAAAATGTAGGATTTGGTCAAGTAGATCAAATGGATCAAGATGAAGTCATTGTTACTGCATTGAAAAATGCAGGTGTAGAGAATTTAGTGCAGAAATTTACAAATGGGCTCGATACCCTTTTAGGTAAGGAGTTTTTGGGAGGGCAAGAATTGTCAGGCGGACAATGGCAGAGGGTGGCGATAGCCAGGGCGTTTATGAGAAATGCAGATATTTTTGTTTTCGACGAGCCAACGTCTGCATTAGATCCGCAAGCTGAATTGGAAATTTTTAAATGTTTCAGTGAGTTATCGAAACATAAAACAGCAATTATGATCTCCCATCGACTCGGGCCAGCCCGTTTGGCAGATAGAATTCTTGTATTAAGGGATGGCAAATTGGTTGAACAAGGAAACCATCAACAATTGATGGAGCTTGATGGAGAATACTCCAGAATGTTTAATGCTCAGGCGAAGTGGTATCAAGATCCAGGTGTTGAGAGTCATCTGCAATTACAGGAGGGCTAA